One segment of Niveibacterium microcysteis DNA contains the following:
- a CDS encoding CaiB/BaiF CoA transferase family protein: protein MSQKPLQGVKVVEFGTLIAGPFCARVLAEFGAEVIKVESPDGGDPLRQWRKLHEGTSLWWYVQARNKKSVTLNLKHPDGVALARKLCANADIVIENFRPGVMEKLGLGWEVLSADNPGLVMVRLSGFGQTGPMAQQPGFGAIGESMGGLRFVTGFPDRPPVKSGISIGDSIAGLWGAIGALMALRHREVNGGRGQVVDVALYEAVFAMMESLLPEYSMGGHVRERTGNIMPGITPSNTHTTRDGEHVVVGGNGDAIFKRLMLAIGRSDLAEDPALAGNAGRSARADEIYAAIDAWVGAHDVGDVLDVLKRADVPATKVYSIADIFRDAQYAARGMLEEAALPDGAAFHVPGVVPRLTESPGATDWLGPRLGEHTDSVLAALGLGAENIAALRESGAI, encoded by the coding sequence ATGAGCCAGAAACCGTTGCAGGGCGTGAAGGTGGTCGAGTTCGGCACGCTGATCGCTGGGCCTTTCTGTGCACGGGTGCTGGCCGAATTCGGCGCCGAGGTCATCAAGGTGGAGTCGCCGGACGGCGGCGATCCGCTGCGGCAGTGGCGCAAGCTGCACGAGGGCACCTCGCTCTGGTGGTATGTGCAGGCGCGCAACAAGAAGTCGGTGACCCTGAATCTGAAGCATCCGGATGGCGTCGCGCTGGCGCGCAAACTCTGCGCGAATGCCGACATCGTGATCGAGAACTTCCGTCCGGGCGTGATGGAGAAGCTCGGTCTCGGCTGGGAGGTGCTGTCGGCGGACAACCCCGGCCTGGTCATGGTGCGGCTGTCAGGTTTCGGCCAGACGGGCCCGATGGCGCAGCAGCCAGGCTTTGGCGCAATCGGCGAATCGATGGGCGGGTTGCGCTTTGTCACCGGCTTTCCGGATCGGCCGCCGGTCAAGTCTGGCATCTCGATCGGCGATTCGATTGCAGGCCTTTGGGGCGCGATCGGCGCCTTGATGGCGTTGCGGCATCGTGAGGTGAATGGCGGACGCGGCCAGGTTGTGGACGTCGCGCTCTACGAAGCAGTGTTCGCGATGATGGAAAGCCTGCTTCCCGAGTACTCGATGGGCGGCCATGTGCGGGAACGCACCGGCAACATCATGCCCGGCATCACCCCGTCGAACACCCATACCACGCGCGATGGCGAGCACGTCGTGGTGGGCGGGAACGGCGACGCCATCTTCAAACGCCTGATGTTGGCGATCGGGCGCAGCGATCTGGCCGAGGATCCGGCGCTGGCCGGCAACGCAGGGCGCAGCGCGAGGGCCGACGAAATCTATGCCGCGATCGACGCCTGGGTCGGCGCACACGATGTCGGCGACGTGCTGGACGTTCTGAAGCGGGCCGACGTGCCGGCGACCAAGGTCTATTCGATTGCCGACATCTTCCGCGACGCACAATACGCCGCCCGCGGCATGCTGGAGGAGGCGGCCTTGCCCGACGGCGCGGCGTTCCATGTGCCGGGTGTGGTGCCGCGGCTGACCGAGTCCCCCGGCGCGACCGATTGGCTCGGGCCGCGGCTCGGCGAGCATACCGACAGTGTGCTGGCGGCCCTCGGTCTGGGGGCTGAAAACATCGCCGCGTTGCGCGAATCCGGCGCCATCTGA